From a single Anaerolineaceae bacterium oral taxon 439 genomic region:
- a CDS encoding alcohol dehydrogenase encodes MLQQVMTAPGKIEFREIPVPEINANQVLIKMMHIGICGSDIHVNHGKHPFTSYPVTQGHEVSGEIVAVGADVADFKPGQKVTVQPQVVCGKCYPCRNGKYNLCEELKVMGFQTTGMASQFFATEAEKAVALPDGVSLVEGAMIEPLAVAVHAIRQAGDVTGKKIVVLGAGPIGNLVAQTAKGLGAAEVMITDISTFRLRKAAECGVDHCVNTGVENLGDAIAKAYGPDKADVIYDCAGNNETMGQAIRYARKGSVIILVAVFASMATVDLAVANDHELDINSSMMYRREDYLTAIELVEAKKVSLMPLVSKTYPFQRFADAYQFIDENRDSTLKVIINVQE; translated from the coding sequence ATGCTTCAGCAAGTTATGACGGCTCCGGGAAAAATCGAGTTCCGCGAAATCCCGGTTCCTGAGATCAACGCAAATCAGGTCTTGATTAAAATGATGCATATTGGAATCTGCGGTTCGGATATCCACGTCAACCACGGAAAGCACCCGTTCACCTCTTACCCGGTTACGCAGGGGCACGAAGTCTCGGGCGAAATCGTCGCGGTCGGCGCTGACGTCGCGGATTTCAAGCCCGGCCAGAAAGTAACCGTCCAACCGCAGGTCGTCTGCGGAAAATGTTACCCCTGCCGCAACGGGAAATATAACCTATGCGAAGAGCTTAAAGTCATGGGATTCCAGACGACCGGCATGGCGTCGCAATTCTTCGCAACGGAAGCCGAAAAAGCTGTCGCGCTTCCCGACGGCGTGAGCCTGGTTGAAGGGGCGATGATTGAGCCGTTGGCGGTCGCCGTCCATGCAATCCGGCAGGCGGGCGACGTGACCGGGAAGAAGATCGTCGTTTTAGGCGCGGGTCCGATCGGGAATCTCGTCGCCCAGACGGCCAAAGGACTGGGCGCGGCGGAGGTCATGATCACCGATATCAGCACTTTCCGGCTGCGGAAAGCCGCCGAATGCGGCGTGGATCACTGCGTCAATACCGGCGTCGAGAACCTCGGCGACGCGATCGCGAAAGCCTATGGGCCGGATAAAGCCGACGTGATTTACGACTGCGCCGGGAACAACGAAACGATGGGTCAGGCGATCCGCTACGCCCGAAAAGGCAGCGTCATTATTCTGGTCGCCGTTTTCGCCTCGATGGCGACGGTCGATCTGGCGGTCGCCAATGATCATGAGCTGGATATCAATTCCAGCATGATGTATCGGCGCGAGGATTACCTTACCGCGATCGAGCTTGTCGAAGCGAAAAAAGTCAGCCTGATGCCGCTGGTATCGAAGACTTACCCGTTCCAGCGATTCGCGGACGCGTATCAATTTATCGATGAGAACCGGGATTCAACCCTGAAAGTTATTATCAACGTTCAGGAATAA
- a CDS encoding D-xylose ABC transporter ATP-binding protein (with RbsBCD acts to import ribose into the cell; RbsA contains 2 ATP-binding domain): MAVNEQEFILNCKGISKAFGGTQALKDVQLQVRPGEVHALMGENGAGKSTLMKIVIGLYKQDKGEMFFEGKPYQAKGPVDAIKAGIAMIHQELNPEPHLSIAENIFLKREDTVGGIFLNKRKQNDRANEILRQFDFPYQATTLIKELTLAQVQMIEIIKAVSSDARLIIMDEPTSSLDSEETDHLFRVIKNLRAKGVAIIYISHRMNEIFDICDQVSVFRDGMFIDSRPLAEVTKHDLIAMMVGRKVENIFPKADCEIGNVVFEAKDLSGKGFSDVNFKVHAGEILGIAGLVGSGRSETMRAIFGLDPLESGKMYLDGKEIRIKSPSDAIAKGICMVNEDRKNYGLCLLRSLRENISLPNLPKHQRGLLIDQVREKRECEDVAKRLTVKAASIEHTAYSLSGGNQQKVVISKWIMANPKLLILDEPTRGVDVGAKAEIHALMCQFAAKGMAVIMISSELPEVMSMSDRVLVYHEGRISGEVSRSDILSESVTEKDILAKAFGDVAG, from the coding sequence TTGGCGGTAAACGAACAGGAATTCATTCTCAACTGCAAAGGCATCAGCAAAGCGTTCGGCGGAACGCAGGCGCTTAAAGACGTACAGCTGCAAGTCCGCCCCGGCGAGGTTCATGCGTTAATGGGCGAGAACGGAGCGGGTAAATCGACGCTGATGAAAATCGTGATCGGACTGTACAAGCAGGATAAGGGCGAGATGTTCTTCGAGGGAAAACCTTATCAGGCGAAGGGCCCGGTCGACGCGATTAAAGCGGGAATCGCCATGATTCATCAGGAGCTCAACCCCGAACCGCATCTTTCCATCGCGGAAAATATCTTCCTGAAGCGCGAAGACACGGTTGGCGGAATTTTCCTGAACAAACGGAAACAGAACGATCGGGCAAACGAAATCCTTCGGCAATTTGATTTTCCCTATCAAGCTACGACGCTGATTAAGGAATTGACGCTGGCTCAGGTCCAGATGATCGAGATTATCAAAGCCGTTTCCTCCGACGCGCGCCTGATTATCATGGACGAGCCGACATCCTCGCTGGACAGCGAAGAAACCGACCATCTTTTCCGCGTCATCAAAAACCTCCGGGCCAAAGGCGTCGCAATCATCTACATTTCGCACCGGATGAATGAGATTTTTGATATCTGCGATCAGGTATCCGTTTTCCGCGACGGTATGTTTATCGATTCGCGTCCACTCGCCGAAGTTACGAAGCATGACCTGATCGCGATGATGGTCGGGCGAAAAGTAGAAAACATTTTTCCAAAGGCCGACTGTGAAATCGGGAATGTCGTTTTTGAAGCGAAGGATCTCAGCGGCAAAGGCTTCTCAGACGTCAACTTTAAAGTTCATGCCGGCGAGATTTTAGGCATCGCCGGACTGGTTGGGTCGGGACGAAGCGAAACGATGCGGGCTATTTTTGGGCTCGATCCGCTGGAATCCGGGAAGATGTATCTGGACGGGAAGGAAATCCGGATTAAATCGCCTTCCGACGCGATCGCGAAAGGAATCTGCATGGTCAACGAGGACCGCAAGAACTACGGGCTCTGCCTTCTCCGATCGCTGCGCGAAAATATTTCGCTTCCAAACCTCCCGAAACATCAGCGCGGCCTGCTCATCGACCAGGTACGCGAAAAACGCGAATGCGAAGACGTCGCGAAGCGGCTGACGGTTAAGGCAGCCAGTATCGAGCACACCGCCTATTCGCTCAGCGGCGGGAACCAGCAGAAAGTCGTAATCTCGAAATGGATCATGGCGAATCCGAAGCTGCTAATCCTGGACGAGCCGACCCGCGGCGTCGACGTCGGGGCGAAGGCCGAAATCCATGCGCTGATGTGCCAGTTTGCGGCGAAAGGGATGGCGGTTATCATGATCTCATCGGAGCTCCCGGAGGTCATGAGCATGAGCGACCGCGTTCTCGTCTATCACGAGGGTCGGATCAGCGGCGAAGTTTCCCGATCGGATATTCTTTCCGAATCAGTTACAGAAAAAGATATTTTAGCGAAGGCTTTTGGAGACGTTGCGGGGTAA
- a CDS encoding murein biosynthesis integral membrane protein MurJ: MKLSSLSKTSLLLVVCFAADKVLAILRQLIIARQFGLSDELDIFNIANNLPDMLFILISGGAMAMVVIPVLTDVIEKKTIADSWRVFSTILNLTFAVSFVLAALIWIFAEPIVTSEFGIAPGFGPESRTSVIRLMRLNLISTLIFSVSGLFMGALQANRRFLLPAIAPLFYNIGQIFGAVVLAPETGLSMGSVSLPALGLGIVGLAYGVIIGAAMYFLIQLPGLLRLGFRWSPRFELSDENVRRMLRILVPRVLTVFFVQLIFIFRDNFASRLQPGAVSALSYSYMFQQLPETLVGTALGTALLPSLSLFITERDAERFAAAFSKTVRLIIALTFGIAVIMSVGLAPIVAFALKSDGETTGMFMRTLAGFLAGLTGHCLLEVANRSFYAQQDAASPFFATVLNFGLFIGFGCLLSRTIGVAGISFSDSLSFTVQALVLIIWLRVDPSERSRRLARLNPFRFLNRGADGPGSVSVRVERSGETILRSGLGALFAGALLWVFLAHGGMVLSSLNLGGDMLNLVKSVLGMTGALVVYALFILPELRFLKTL, encoded by the coding sequence ATGAAGCTTTCATCCCTCTCGAAAACGTCCCTGCTGCTGGTGGTCTGCTTTGCGGCGGATAAGGTGCTGGCGATCCTGCGGCAGCTGATCATCGCGCGGCAGTTTGGCCTGTCGGACGAGCTTGACATCTTCAATATCGCGAATAACCTGCCGGATATGCTGTTTATATTGATCAGTGGCGGAGCGATGGCGATGGTCGTGATTCCCGTTCTGACTGACGTGATTGAAAAGAAGACGATCGCGGACAGCTGGCGCGTTTTTTCGACGATTCTGAACCTGACGTTCGCCGTGTCGTTCGTCCTGGCGGCGCTGATTTGGATTTTCGCCGAACCGATCGTGACTTCGGAATTCGGGATCGCGCCCGGGTTTGGGCCAGAGTCGCGAACGAGCGTCATCCGCTTGATGCGGCTGAACCTGATTTCGACGCTGATTTTTTCGGTGAGCGGGCTGTTCATGGGCGCGCTTCAGGCGAACCGCCGCTTTCTTCTTCCGGCGATCGCGCCGCTTTTCTATAACATCGGTCAGATTTTCGGTGCGGTTGTCCTCGCCCCTGAAACCGGGCTTTCGATGGGGAGCGTCTCGCTTCCGGCGCTCGGGCTGGGGATCGTCGGGCTGGCTTACGGGGTGATTATCGGCGCTGCGATGTATTTTCTGATCCAGCTGCCGGGGCTGCTGCGCCTGGGGTTCCGCTGGTCGCCGCGTTTCGAGCTGAGCGATGAAAACGTCCGGCGCATGCTCCGGATTCTCGTTCCGCGCGTCCTGACGGTTTTCTTCGTTCAGCTGATCTTCATCTTTCGCGATAACTTCGCTTCCCGGCTCCAACCGGGCGCGGTCTCGGCGCTTTCGTATAGTTACATGTTCCAGCAGCTGCCGGAGACGCTGGTCGGGACGGCTTTGGGAACCGCGCTGCTCCCGTCGCTGTCCTTATTTATCACGGAACGGGACGCTGAGCGATTCGCGGCTGCGTTTTCGAAGACGGTCCGGCTCATTATTGCGCTGACGTTCGGGATCGCCGTGATCATGAGCGTCGGGCTGGCTCCGATCGTCGCGTTCGCGCTGAAATCAGACGGGGAGACGACCGGGATGTTCATGCGGACGCTGGCGGGCTTTCTGGCTGGACTGACGGGGCACTGCCTTCTTGAGGTCGCGAACCGTTCGTTCTACGCGCAGCAGGACGCGGCGTCGCCGTTTTTCGCGACCGTCCTGAATTTCGGACTGTTTATCGGCTTTGGCTGTCTTCTTTCGCGGACGATCGGCGTCGCGGGGATCAGTTTTTCCGATTCACTGTCGTTTACGGTTCAGGCGCTTGTCCTGATTATCTGGCTCCGTGTCGATCCGTCCGAGCGGAGCCGCCGTCTTGCGCGGCTGAATCCATTCCGGTTCCTGAATCGCGGCGCCGACGGCCCCGGATCGGTTTCGGTTCGCGTTGAACGGTCGGGAGAGACGATCCTCCGTTCGGGGCTGGGAGCGCTCTTCGCCGGGGCGCTTCTCTGGGTTTTTCTCGCGCATGGCGGGATGGTTCTTTCAAGTCTGAATTTGGGCGGCGACATGCTAAATCTGGTAAAATCGGTTTTGGGAATGACGGGCGCGCTCGTCGTTTATGCGCTCTTTATCCTTCCCGAATTGAGATTTTTGAAGACACTGTAA
- a CDS encoding short-chain dehydrogenase yields MSYLDELFGLAGKVAVVTGGGRGIGQIVAIGLARAGAEIVILSRSGAGETVKKIEEIGGKAYDLRCDVTVESDVDKALAEIMKRSGSIDVVFNNAGICMHQGTFEATIEEFRQVVDCNLTGEFIMCRAAGKIMIDNGIKGSIINMASMSGSICNVPQWQCSYNASKAAVIHMTRSLAAEWAESGVRVNSLSPGYIATPMSVDTPQELKDAWMPLIPMHRMGNPEELIPPVLYLASPASGYTSGSDVIVDGCYTCV; encoded by the coding sequence ATGTCCTATTTAGATGAGTTATTCGGATTAGCCGGGAAAGTCGCCGTCGTTACCGGCGGCGGACGAGGAATCGGGCAAATCGTCGCAATCGGCCTGGCCAGGGCCGGCGCTGAAATCGTTATTCTAAGCCGAAGCGGCGCCGGCGAAACGGTCAAAAAGATCGAAGAGATCGGCGGGAAAGCCTACGATCTTCGTTGCGACGTGACGGTCGAATCGGACGTCGATAAGGCGCTCGCCGAGATCATGAAACGATCGGGATCGATCGACGTCGTATTCAACAACGCAGGGATCTGCATGCATCAGGGAACGTTCGAAGCGACGATCGAAGAATTCCGTCAGGTAGTCGACTGCAACCTGACCGGCGAATTTATCATGTGCCGCGCGGCGGGAAAAATCATGATCGACAACGGCATTAAAGGCAGTATCATCAATATGGCGTCGATGTCCGGGTCAATCTGCAACGTGCCGCAATGGCAGTGCTCCTATAATGCTTCCAAAGCCGCCGTGATCCACATGACGCGCTCGCTGGCGGCCGAATGGGCGGAAAGCGGCGTCCGCGTCAACAGCCTCAGCCCCGGCTATATCGCGACGCCGATGTCCGTCGATACGCCGCAGGAGCTCAAAGACGCCTGGATGCCGCTGATCCCGATGCACCGAATGGGAAATCCGGAAGAACTCATTCCGCCGGTCCTGTACCTGGCGAGTCCGGCTTCGGGATATACGAGCGGAAGCGACGTTATCGTCGACGGCTGCTACACCTGCGTCTGA
- a CDS encoding ATPase gives MERSILRDLKNWKTSPYRKPLLLTGIRQVGKTWLLKEFGRRSYENVAYFNFDEHEEYQQFFETTKDADRILQNLRMISGQEIVPERTLVVFDEIQECSNAINALKYFCENAPTVHVACAGSLSGVALARPSSFPVGKVSFLHVPPMTFSEFLLANQDLSLAAYVDMVEELEPIPDAFYNPLVEKLKMYYVTGGMPEPVLMWTREKSVGAMQAALSGILSAYERDFAKYPEVKEYPKISLVWKSIPSQLARENRKFLYQVVKDGARAREYESAIQWLTDAGLAIKIFRSAAPGLPISAYDDLSSFKIYLPDVGLLRRMAHLAPSAFGEGNRLFTEFKGALTENYVLQSLMNQFEVVPRYWSQANPPYEVDFLIQRENDVIPVEVKAERNLRSRSLKKYKELFGDQVRLRVRFSLENLKLDDDLLNIPLFMADQADRLIGLALQVAPKR, from the coding sequence ATGGAGCGATCGATTTTAAGGGATTTAAAAAACTGGAAGACTTCGCCATATCGGAAGCCGCTGCTTCTGACCGGGATCCGTCAGGTTGGGAAGACCTGGCTGCTTAAAGAGTTTGGCCGACGTTCGTATGAAAACGTTGCGTATTTTAACTTTGATGAGCACGAGGAATATCAGCAGTTCTTTGAAACGACGAAAGATGCGGACCGAATTCTGCAGAACCTGCGGATGATCAGCGGGCAGGAAATCGTTCCTGAAAGGACGCTCGTTGTTTTTGATGAAATTCAGGAATGTTCGAATGCGATTAATGCGTTAAAGTATTTTTGCGAAAACGCTCCGACGGTTCATGTCGCCTGCGCAGGTTCGCTTTCAGGCGTCGCTTTAGCGAGACCGTCTTCGTTTCCGGTCGGGAAGGTTTCCTTCCTGCATGTTCCGCCGATGACATTTTCGGAGTTTTTACTGGCGAATCAGGACCTGTCGCTTGCGGCGTATGTGGACATGGTTGAAGAGCTTGAGCCGATTCCGGACGCATTTTATAATCCGTTGGTCGAGAAATTGAAAATGTACTACGTTACCGGCGGAATGCCTGAGCCGGTACTGATGTGGACCCGGGAGAAATCGGTGGGCGCGATGCAGGCTGCGTTATCCGGAATTCTCAGCGCTTATGAACGCGATTTCGCGAAATATCCTGAGGTTAAGGAGTATCCGAAGATTTCGCTCGTTTGGAAATCGATCCCATCACAATTAGCGCGGGAGAACAGGAAATTCTTATATCAGGTCGTTAAGGATGGCGCGCGTGCCAGAGAATACGAGAGCGCGATTCAGTGGCTGACGGACGCGGGTCTGGCGATTAAAATATTCCGCAGCGCTGCGCCTGGGCTGCCGATTTCTGCGTATGACGATCTTTCTTCCTTCAAGATATACTTACCGGACGTCGGGCTCCTTCGGCGTATGGCTCATCTCGCGCCGTCCGCGTTCGGAGAAGGGAACCGGCTTTTTACCGAATTTAAAGGCGCGCTGACGGAAAATTACGTGCTTCAGTCGCTGATGAATCAGTTTGAAGTCGTGCCGCGTTACTGGTCGCAGGCGAATCCGCCATATGAGGTTGATTTTCTGATTCAGCGTGAGAACGATGTTATTCCGGTGGAGGTTAAAGCTGAAAGGAACCTGCGGAGTCGAAGCCTGAAAAAATATAAGGAGCTGTTCGGAGATCAGGTCAGGCTTCGCGTTCGTTTTTCGTTGGAGAATCTAAAACTTGATGACGATTTGCTGAATATCCCGTTGTTCATGGCGGATCAGGCGGATCGGTTGATCGGGTTGGCGCTGCAAGTGGCCCCGAAGCGATAA